The following proteins come from a genomic window of Oncorhynchus mykiss isolate Arlee chromosome 19, USDA_OmykA_1.1, whole genome shotgun sequence:
- the LOC110497963 gene encoding cdc42 effector protein 3 — MPLKMSLCRKPASARWSRTQKRREVLSVNMISLPLADFCHVAHIGNNASSDSFGDLSFLKGGHSLILHSSQSEHNLFLACYPPPKPPRLNLGEAEALKIPEWTRAHLSHSASERRKEYRSLPMLDSEEGEGAIEASVSPSHGVMVSSHSPGRGSLSSGRDGDSTQTCHENTLQLDEVDNSFSFSLDLGPSILDDVLQVMDRLHY, encoded by the coding sequence ATGCCACTGAAGATGTCTCTGTGCCGTAAGCCAGCCTCGGCCCGCTGGTCTAGGACCCAGAAGCGCAGGGAGGTGCTCTCTGTCAACATGATCAGCCTCCCATTGGCCGACTTCTGCCACGTTGCCCACATCGGGAACAATGCCAGCAGTGACAGCTTCGGGGACCTGTCCTTTCTGAAGGGGGGCCACAGCCTGATACTGCACAGCTCTCAGAGCGAACATAACCTCTTCCTGGCCTGCTACCCTCCACCCAAACCCCCACGACTTAACCTGGGTGAGGCCGAGGCCCTAAAGATCCCAGAGTGGACCAGGGCCCACTTGAGCCACAGCGcctcagagaggaggaaggagtacCGATCCTTGCCCATGCTGGACAGTGAGGAGGGCGAGGGGGCGATCGAGGCCAGTGTTAGCCCCAGCCACGGGGTCATGGTCAGTAGCCACAGTCCTGGCCGGGGCAGTCTGAGCTCTGGCAGGGATGGAGATTCCACTCAGACCTGCCATGAGAACACACTGCAGCTGGATGAGGTGGACAACAGCTTCTCCTTCAGCCTGGACCTGGGCCCCTCCATCCTGGACGATGTGCTGCAGGTCATGGACAGGCTCCACTATTAG